The Eleutherodactylus coqui strain aEleCoq1 chromosome 6, aEleCoq1.hap1, whole genome shotgun sequence genome window below encodes:
- the RD3L gene encoding protein RD3-like, translated as MPFFGWMKWSRAETDKSTQYPGSEVVTKTLLRELQWHLGERERLLHEIENEQRGQKTGADYNWLRNDYSLKPSIPVTEQKQLEVLCSQIQPCHTGTVLSRFREVLAENDVLPWEIVYIFKQVLKDFLSSIERENQQVKLLDMWNANCPVNFTMPGDPNLQKEEIPTVSSYVDRNTQSLFPTFSHRIWNLPYYYPSS; from the exons ATGCCATTCTTTGGCTGGATGAAATGGTCAAGAGCAGAGACGGACAAGTCGACGCAATACCCTGGCTCGGAAGTGGTGACCAAGACTTTGCTGAGAGAATTACAGTGGCACCTGGGAGAGCGTGAGCGGCTGCTGCACGAGATAGAGAACGAGCAGAGGGGACAGAAGACAGGAGCGGATTATAACTGGCTGAGAAATGATTACAGCTTGAAGCCGAGCATCCCGGTAACTGAGCAGAAGCAGCTGGAGGTTCTGTGCTCCCAGATCCAGCCCTGCCACACAGGGACGGTGCTGAGCAG GTTTCGAGAGGTCTTGGCAGAGAACGACGTGCTGCCGTGGGAAATTGTCTATATATTCAAGCAAGTCCTGAAGGATTTCCTGAGTTCGATAGAAAGAGAAAATCAACAGGTGAAGCTGCTGGACATGTGGAATGCCAACTGCCCCGTCAACTTCACAATGCCCGGCGATCCCAACCTACAGAAAGAGGAAATACCAACCGTGTCCAGCTATGTGGATAGGAATACACAAAGCTTGTTCCCCACCTTCTCACATCGAATCTGGAATTTGCCATATTACTACCCATCAAGTTAG